One Mucilaginibacter ginkgonis genomic region harbors:
- a CDS encoding DUF305 domain-containing protein, producing MEKGNYKKFVLMLLASYIVMYAIMYLDDDQIDHIYLNMTRFYMTLIMISAMALIMLAMMRMMYQNKKLNAIIVISSVAVFGLALTGVRTQAGIGDVQYMKGMIPHHSIAIMTSKHANIKDPEVKKLSRDIIDAQEKEIAEMKQILSRMEK from the coding sequence ATGGAAAAAGGAAATTATAAAAAATTCGTCTTGATGCTGTTGGCATCCTACATCGTCATGTACGCCATCATGTACCTGGACGATGACCAAATTGACCATATTTATCTTAATATGACGCGGTTTTATATGACGCTCATCATGATCAGCGCGATGGCTCTCATCATGCTTGCCATGATGCGGATGATGTACCAGAATAAAAAGCTCAATGCGATCATTGTTATTTCCAGCGTCGCTGTTTTTGGGTTAGCACTGACAGGCGTTCGTACACAGGCCGGTATTGGTGACGTACAATACATGAAAGGGATGATCCCGCACCATTCCATTGCCATTATGACCAGTAAACATGCCAACATCAAAGATCCGGAAGTGAAAAAACTATCCCGTGACATTATTGATGCACAGGAAAAGGAGATTGCTGAAATGAAGCAGATTCTAAGTAGAATGGAAAAATAA
- a CDS encoding four-helix bundle copper-binding protein: protein MIMSHQKFQDCIDECVACAVACSHCATSCLQEEDIKMMSRCIQLDLECAAICRAAAEVMSLGSGFSAHLCRVCADVCKACGDECAKHDMEHCQACAEACRKCAEACEEMATAA from the coding sequence ATGATTATGTCACATCAAAAATTTCAGGATTGTATCGATGAGTGTGTTGCCTGTGCAGTGGCTTGCAGCCATTGTGCAACTTCATGCCTTCAGGAAGAGGATATTAAGATGATGTCCCGTTGTATCCAATTGGATTTAGAATGCGCGGCAATATGCCGGGCTGCAGCAGAGGTCATGAGTTTGGGAAGCGGGTTCAGTGCACACTTGTGCAGGGTCTGTGCAGATGTTTGTAAAGCGTGCGGAGATGAATGCGCCAAGCACGATATGGAGCATTGTCAGGCTTGTGCGGAAGCTTGCCGCAAATGCGCCGAAGCTTGTGAGGAGATGGCAACTGCCGCTTAA
- a CDS encoding DUF305 domain-containing protein: protein MKNVIKLTWLLVIAGFFAACTKDNNEIKIQNHDQDQMMSIMHQMMSKMDTMKMTKDPDNDFAMMMRMHHQGAIDMANLELKSGSDATMKQMAQSIMTSQQAEITQLTAFLASHPPHTNDPDFDTMQMDNMKKAGKQADLQIINGDIDHDFAILMIGHHQSAIENARLELLHGQEQRMKTMATNIIDAQMKEIDQFQDWLLARGNK, encoded by the coding sequence ATGAAAAACGTAATAAAATTGACCTGGCTACTGGTTATCGCAGGCTTTTTTGCTGCCTGTACGAAAGACAACAATGAAATCAAAATTCAGAATCACGATCAGGATCAGATGATGAGCATTATGCATCAAATGATGTCGAAAATGGATACCATGAAGATGACGAAAGATCCCGACAACGATTTTGCTATGATGATGCGCATGCACCATCAGGGCGCAATTGATATGGCCAATCTCGAACTGAAAAGTGGCAGCGATGCAACAATGAAACAAATGGCCCAATCTATTATGACCAGCCAACAAGCAGAAATAACGCAGCTTACCGCCTTTCTCGCCTCACATCCACCTCATACCAACGATCCTGATTTTGATACCATGCAGATGGATAACATGAAAAAAGCAGGAAAACAGGCGGATTTGCAGATCATAAACGGGGACATCGACCACGACTTTGCTATTCTAATGATCGGCCACCATCAAAGTGCAATTGAAAACGCTCGTCTCGAACTTCTGCATGGGCAGGAACAGCGTATGAAAACGATGGCTACCAATATTATCGATGCACAAATGAAGGAAATAGATCAGTTCCAGGACTGGCTATTGGCCAGGGGCAATAAATAA
- a CDS encoding DUF305 domain-containing protein: MKTSIVMIPLFALGATGMNAEMAMNGRLMSSHYYPTTDVSMLAQMQGDPLMEAMNKMMKEMHAQQMKGNIDLDFATMLRIHHMGAIDMAKVEVQQGKDAVMKSLAQKIVDAQTKEVTELDQLIPTLQSGNKNYDPANKNSGAGKAMSDNMMAMMKTGNMSMSSIDHEFADMMTKHHKDGLIMAKSILANAKNGKLRSMAQKSIPEQTSDISKMEHWMQSHK, encoded by the coding sequence ATGAAAACATCAATTGTAATGATTCCACTTTTTGCGCTAGGCGCAACAGGAATGAACGCCGAAATGGCAATGAACGGCCGATTAATGAGCAGCCACTACTATCCAACGACGGATGTATCAATGTTAGCTCAAATGCAAGGCGACCCGCTTATGGAAGCAATGAATAAAATGATGAAGGAGATGCATGCTCAGCAGATGAAGGGTAATATCGACCTTGATTTTGCAACTATGCTCAGAATTCACCACATGGGCGCAATTGACATGGCCAAGGTGGAAGTGCAGCAGGGTAAAGATGCCGTAATGAAAAGTTTGGCACAAAAAATAGTGGACGCGCAAACTAAGGAGGTTACAGAGCTTGATCAATTAATCCCTACCCTACAAAGCGGAAATAAAAATTATGATCCGGCCAATAAAAATTCAGGTGCGGGTAAGGCTATGAGTGACAATATGATGGCGATGATGAAAACTGGGAACATGTCCATGTCTTCCATAGATCATGAATTTGCAGATATGATGACCAAGCACCACAAAGACGGGTTGATAATGGCGAAAAGCATCTTAGCAAATGCAAAAAATGGCAAGCTCCGATCGATGGCTCAAAAATCCATTCCTGAACAAACCAGTGATATCAGTAAAATGGAACATTGGATGCAATCACATAAATAA
- a CDS encoding multicopper oxidase domain-containing protein, translating to MKNLKTVLLISYLCVTLVAHAQQHEMPGMNMNSSQKNQPEKSKISQTNPKTKASTAQKRSRKRTANRKGVGSMIGMKMNHSDSGIMPGRKMPEKSAANSMQNMDMSEPAHGMSMGTGSMPGMKMTAQPANPGDTIKSTSSTLNDHLIHAGKRVYYDLNIGDTIVNYTGKRVKALAINGQIPGPVLRFTEGDTAYIRIHNHRKTTTSIHWHGLLVPNKYDGVPYISTVPIEPGTTFTNVIPIRQTGTYWYHTHTELDEQAGLYGPIVIQPQVRKDNYPEQVFMLSDWTDYRPKEVLRMLKRGSDWFSIQRGSVLSYGGAIEKGYLSDKLKLDWMRMPAMDLVDVKYDRFLANGQGNQDFTRFKAGETVKMRIINGSASSYFWLNYAGGSMTVIAADGLAVKPVQVDKILIGTAETYDVLIKIPASGKYEFRATAQDITGKVSAWFGSGKEFKTTDIPKVPYYRFTHTFNQMMGMMNMPMNSVPNSKVKNDGLEFSKSDGMMKMGNMKMNGQDPSRQNMQKMNMPGMKMDQMSGMASDSSKNGKQDKEKTPGMAMQPGMDDMNMGGMAMKMKDDGKGTPMGPGQSMLLGLGGKGKILSYDMLEANSTTAIEGKHTVRTYHLYLTGSMLRYTWFINNKPLSEADRLLIRKGEIVRFVFHNTTMMEHPMHLHGHFFRVLNAKGDSAPLKHTVSIEPMKVQTIEYLADEAHDWFFHCHTLYHMMSGMARVVRYEDSPSNPDVAKYQPNNPVINDDRQFYTWAQLSFHSQTNTGSIFVSNTRYEFNANYRASYDGRYEFEPRAERYLDNPQYLAAYIGGSFEKNTKGGRFTQYSENSAVVGLRYLLPLFIQTDARVSSKGKFRFALSREDIPLSSRLYLGASYNTDKEFQMDTRYVLTKYFALSLSYDNQYGFGGGLTVIY from the coding sequence ATGAAAAACCTGAAGACAGTACTCCTAATAAGTTATCTCTGCGTGACTTTGGTTGCCCATGCCCAACAACATGAAATGCCCGGTATGAACATGAATTCATCGCAGAAAAATCAGCCTGAAAAATCAAAAATTTCGCAAACAAACCCGAAAACGAAAGCGAGTACGGCGCAAAAGCGATCGAGGAAAAGAACGGCGAACAGGAAAGGTGTGGGTAGCATGATTGGAATGAAAATGAACCATTCCGATAGTGGTATAATGCCCGGAAGAAAAATGCCGGAAAAGTCCGCTGCAAATAGCATGCAAAATATGGACATGTCTGAGCCAGCACATGGAATGAGTATGGGAACAGGCAGCATGCCGGGCATGAAGATGACCGCACAGCCGGCGAATCCAGGCGATACCATTAAAAGTACGTCATCCACACTAAATGATCACCTTATTCATGCAGGCAAACGGGTATATTATGATCTTAATATCGGCGATACCATAGTTAACTACACCGGTAAGCGCGTCAAAGCCCTGGCTATTAACGGCCAGATACCAGGCCCTGTTTTAAGATTTACGGAAGGTGACACGGCTTATATCCGTATCCATAACCACCGAAAAACTACAACATCTATCCACTGGCACGGCTTGCTCGTACCCAATAAATACGATGGCGTACCTTACATCAGTACCGTGCCCATAGAACCAGGCACGACGTTTACGAACGTCATACCCATCCGTCAGACCGGTACCTACTGGTATCATACTCACACCGAGTTAGACGAGCAGGCTGGCCTATACGGCCCTATTGTGATACAGCCGCAGGTTCGCAAAGATAATTACCCGGAACAGGTCTTTATGTTGTCCGATTGGACCGATTACCGGCCAAAAGAGGTTTTAAGAATGCTTAAGCGGGGCAGCGACTGGTTCTCTATCCAGCGGGGCAGCGTACTGAGCTATGGCGGAGCTATAGAAAAGGGTTACCTGAGCGACAAATTGAAGCTGGACTGGATGCGTATGCCAGCGATGGACCTTGTGGATGTAAAATATGACCGTTTTCTGGCCAACGGGCAAGGCAATCAGGATTTTACACGGTTCAAGGCTGGGGAAACCGTGAAGATGCGCATCATTAATGGTTCAGCGTCCAGTTACTTCTGGCTTAATTATGCAGGCGGGTCAATGACCGTGATAGCTGCGGATGGCTTAGCTGTAAAGCCAGTTCAGGTCGATAAAATTTTAATTGGAACAGCTGAGACTTATGACGTGCTCATTAAGATACCTGCCTCCGGTAAATATGAATTCCGGGCCACGGCGCAGGATATTACCGGAAAAGTTTCGGCATGGTTTGGTAGCGGCAAAGAATTTAAAACCACGGACATTCCAAAAGTGCCCTATTACCGGTTTACCCATACTTTCAATCAAATGATGGGCATGATGAATATGCCCATGAACTCCGTTCCGAATTCCAAAGTAAAAAACGACGGTCTCGAGTTTTCAAAAAGTGATGGGATGATGAAGATGGGAAATATGAAGATGAATGGACAAGATCCCAGTCGTCAAAATATGCAGAAAATGAACATGCCCGGAATGAAGATGGATCAAATGTCCGGAATGGCCTCCGATAGTTCAAAGAATGGAAAGCAAGATAAGGAAAAAACGCCGGGTATGGCCATGCAGCCGGGAATGGACGATATGAACATGGGTGGGATGGCTATGAAAATGAAAGATGATGGGAAAGGAACGCCTATGGGGCCCGGCCAATCCATGCTGCTGGGTTTAGGCGGGAAAGGAAAAATTCTAAGCTATGATATGCTGGAGGCTAATTCTACTACAGCCATTGAAGGAAAACACACTGTTCGAACCTATCATTTATATCTTACTGGCAGCATGCTACGTTACACCTGGTTTATCAATAATAAACCGCTATCAGAAGCAGACAGGTTACTAATCAGGAAAGGAGAAATTGTCCGCTTTGTGTTTCATAATACGACGATGATGGAACACCCGATGCACCTGCACGGACATTTTTTTCGTGTACTGAATGCTAAAGGCGATTCCGCACCACTTAAACATACGGTGAGTATTGAACCGATGAAGGTACAAACGATAGAGTATCTGGCCGACGAAGCACACGACTGGTTTTTCCATTGCCACACACTTTATCACATGATGTCAGGTATGGCAAGGGTGGTACGTTATGAAGATTCGCCAAGTAACCCTGATGTAGCGAAATATCAGCCGAACAACCCGGTAATTAATGATGACCGGCAGTTTTACACCTGGGCGCAGCTGTCCTTTCATTCTCAGACCAACACCGGAAGCATCTTTGTCTCCAATACCCGTTATGAGTTCAATGCAAACTACCGTGCGAGCTACGATGGAAGATACGAATTTGAACCGCGCGCGGAACGTTACCTGGATAACCCGCAATACCTTGCGGCTTATATCGGTGGAAGCTTTGAAAAAAACACGAAGGGTGGCCGGTTCACACAGTATAGTGAAAATAGTGCAGTTGTAGGCTTAAGATACTTGTTGCCGCTATTTATACAAACGGATGCACGCGTCAGCTCAAAAGGAAAGTTCCGATTTGCTTTGAGCAGGGAAGACATCCCGCTTTCCAGCAGGCTTTATCTTGGTGCGTCTTATAATACTGACAAGGAATTCCAAATGGATACGCGGTATGTGCTCACCAAATATTTTGCGTTATCACTCAGTTACGATAACCAGTACGGCTTTGGAGGGGGCCTTACTGTCATTTACTAA
- a CDS encoding helix-turn-helix domain-containing protein: MTLYIKNMVCDRCIMVVKQQLENLGFRVTAIALGSADVQPEPDAVQLSAVSSALKLLGFELIDNEKDRVVQRIKDLIIEKVHHSDLADNRLSFSDYLSDQVHKDYTYLSRMFSESEDTTIEKFIIQQKIEKVKELLEYGELNMNEIAWKMGYSSSAHLSTQFKTITGLTPSQYKSSDQLPRKSLDKV; this comes from the coding sequence ATGACATTATATATTAAAAATATGGTTTGCGACCGCTGCATTATGGTCGTTAAACAACAACTGGAAAATTTAGGTTTCCGCGTCACTGCAATTGCTCTAGGCAGCGCGGATGTACAGCCTGAGCCGGATGCCGTTCAATTAAGTGCTGTTTCCTCCGCTCTGAAGCTGCTTGGCTTCGAACTGATTGACAATGAAAAAGACCGCGTTGTGCAGCGCATCAAAGACCTGATCATTGAAAAGGTCCATCACAGCGACCTTGCCGACAATCGCCTTAGTTTTTCAGATTACCTGTCCGATCAGGTTCATAAGGATTATACCTACCTCAGCCGGATGTTCTCGGAATCCGAGGATACCACCATAGAAAAATTCATTATTCAGCAAAAGATCGAAAAAGTGAAAGAACTGCTGGAGTACGGTGAACTCAACATGAATGAGATCGCCTGGAAAATGGGCTACAGCAGCAGCGCCCATTTGTCCACACAGTTCAAAACCATAACCGGGTTAACGCCGAGCCAGTATAAATCCTCCGATCAGCTGCCCAGAAAATCATTAGATAAGGTATAA
- a CDS encoding heavy-metal-associated domain-containing protein, protein METLKFKTTIKCGGCIATVTPVLNNLDGVQKWEVDTANPDKVLTVDTNKGLNPNEVISALKAKGFQAEVIK, encoded by the coding sequence ATGGAAACTCTAAAATTCAAGACCACCATCAAATGTGGTGGCTGCATAGCAACGGTAACCCCGGTACTTAATAATTTGGACGGCGTACAAAAATGGGAGGTCGATACGGCTAACCCTGATAAGGTACTGACTGTAGATACAAATAAAGGTTTGAATCCTAATGAAGTGATTAGCGCATTGAAGGCCAAAGGCTTTCAGGCAGAAGTCATCAAATAA
- a CDS encoding heavy metal translocating P-type ATPase: MAAQSITTITFPVTGMTCAGCASSVESMLGAQNGVEQAAVNFATQTVKVEFHPEIVAPEVLKRSLQSVGYDLLIDTANGKEQQEQIRETHYRALKRNILWAGALTLPVVIIGMFYMDMPYANYIMLLLTAPVLFVAGRNFFIGAWKQAKHGRANMDTLVAMSTGIAFLFSVFNTVYPDFWHRQALHPHVYYEAASVVIVFIMLGKLLEERAKSNTSSAIKKLIGLQPKTVLLITPAGEKVMPVEEVRVGDLLLVRPGEKIPVDGTVQEGHSYVDESMISGEPVAVAKQSGDPVFAGTINQKGSFQFRAEKVGSETLLGQIINLVQEAQGSKAPVQKLVDKIAGIFVPVVMLIALITLGAWLLFGGQQALTQGLLAMVTVLVIACPCALGLATPTAVMVGIGKGAENGILIKDAEALEIGYQVNAVVLDKTGTITEGKPVVTDLIWANQAAGKENPLAAILLSLEQQSEHPLATAVVAYLKEQNTGTVASNYFHSLTGQGIEGMFDGQPFYAGNLKLVDSCKTNLPDELRVAAEALSGWGKTVIYFASHLSVLAIVALQDRVKITSAQAIAELQGSGITVYMLTGDHAVTAAHIGKEAGITEIIAGALPADKAEFVKTLQSQGKIVAMVGDGINDSQALAQANLSIAMGHGSDIAMDVAKITLVSSDLLQIPKALKLSRLTVRTIRQNLFWAFIYNLIGIPLAAGILYPFNGFLLNPMIAGAAMALSSVSVVSNSLRLKYSKINI, from the coding sequence ATGGCAGCGCAATCGATCACCACAATTACTTTTCCCGTTACCGGCATGACCTGTGCAGGCTGCGCATCAAGCGTTGAATCAATGCTCGGCGCACAAAACGGTGTTGAGCAAGCGGCTGTGAACTTTGCAACGCAAACCGTAAAGGTCGAATTTCACCCTGAAATCGTTGCACCAGAAGTGTTAAAACGTTCATTACAGTCGGTAGGTTACGACCTGCTCATAGATACAGCTAACGGTAAAGAACAGCAGGAACAAATCCGGGAAACTCACTACCGTGCATTAAAGAGAAATATCCTATGGGCTGGTGCCCTTACCTTACCCGTAGTGATCATCGGTATGTTCTATATGGACATGCCTTATGCCAATTACATCATGTTATTGCTGACCGCGCCCGTGCTTTTTGTTGCAGGACGTAACTTTTTTATCGGGGCCTGGAAACAGGCAAAGCATGGACGCGCCAATATGGATACGCTGGTAGCTATGAGTACGGGCATTGCTTTCCTTTTCAGCGTCTTCAATACCGTTTACCCGGATTTCTGGCACAGGCAGGCCTTGCACCCGCATGTATATTACGAGGCGGCCTCGGTTGTCATTGTCTTTATCATGCTGGGAAAATTGCTCGAAGAACGGGCAAAATCCAACACGTCTTCCGCTATCAAAAAGCTAATCGGACTCCAGCCAAAGACTGTTTTACTGATCACTCCGGCAGGTGAAAAGGTTATGCCGGTAGAAGAAGTCAGGGTTGGTGACTTGTTGCTGGTACGCCCTGGTGAAAAGATCCCCGTCGATGGTACGGTACAGGAGGGTCATTCCTATGTCGATGAAAGCATGATCAGTGGCGAACCTGTCGCTGTAGCAAAGCAAAGCGGCGACCCGGTTTTCGCGGGCACGATCAATCAAAAAGGCAGTTTTCAGTTCCGTGCTGAAAAAGTCGGCAGTGAAACGCTCCTCGGACAGATCATTAACCTTGTACAGGAGGCGCAGGGCTCTAAAGCGCCGGTTCAAAAACTGGTCGATAAAATTGCAGGTATATTCGTGCCGGTCGTAATGCTGATCGCGCTGATAACATTAGGTGCCTGGCTGCTATTCGGCGGTCAGCAAGCCTTAACGCAAGGGCTTTTGGCAATGGTGACGGTGCTGGTGATCGCCTGTCCTTGTGCGCTTGGCCTGGCTACGCCCACCGCTGTAATGGTCGGTATTGGCAAGGGCGCTGAAAATGGCATCCTGATCAAAGACGCGGAAGCACTTGAAATCGGTTATCAGGTGAATGCAGTCGTGCTGGATAAGACAGGGACGATCACGGAAGGCAAACCAGTAGTAACAGACCTGATCTGGGCGAATCAGGCGGCTGGTAAAGAAAATCCCTTAGCTGCAATACTGTTATCACTCGAACAGCAATCGGAACATCCACTTGCGACAGCAGTTGTAGCCTACTTAAAGGAGCAAAACACGGGAACTGTAGCGTCGAACTATTTTCACAGTCTCACCGGTCAGGGAATTGAAGGCATGTTCGACGGACAGCCGTTCTATGCCGGTAACCTGAAACTCGTAGATTCCTGTAAAACCAACTTGCCTGATGAACTTCGTGTTGCGGCAGAAGCACTATCTGGTTGGGGTAAAACGGTCATCTATTTCGCTTCACATCTTTCTGTACTGGCGATTGTTGCCCTGCAAGACCGGGTGAAAATTACTTCTGCCCAAGCGATTGCCGAATTACAAGGCAGTGGTATCACGGTCTATATGCTCACCGGTGACCACGCGGTTACTGCTGCACATATCGGTAAAGAGGCCGGTATCACTGAAATTATTGCAGGTGCTTTACCGGCCGACAAAGCGGAGTTTGTGAAGACCTTGCAAAGCCAGGGCAAAATAGTCGCGATGGTAGGTGATGGCATCAATGACAGCCAGGCGCTGGCACAGGCTAACCTTTCTATAGCAATGGGCCATGGTTCGGACATCGCCATGGATGTAGCTAAGATCACGCTCGTCTCTTCCGATCTCTTACAGATACCCAAAGCACTTAAACTGTCCCGGCTCACTGTTCGTACAATTCGGCAAAATCTGTTCTGGGCATTTATCTATAACCTCATCGGCATTCCGCTGGCTGCCGGCATATTGTATCCGTTCAACGGCTTCCTGCTTAATCCCATGATCGCGGGTGCAGCTATGGCCCTTAGTTCTGTATCGGTGGTCAGCAACAGCCTTCGGCTTAAATATTCAAAAATTAACATATAG
- a CDS encoding TylF/MycF/NovP-related O-methyltransferase has protein sequence MDNYFLVKQPYAVNELKRSALVDFVNKGLRFMRTGYQVKQLDTNVDMNTPEQRINYYHLLDSVIFNGVAGDVVELGCFTGQCALIFEKVIELNASSKQLHLYDSFFATFTVKGSVEEQLKANFEKAKLKQPIVHKGDFKTTLPNELPAEIAFVHIDCGFGGDKLEHKAVMLHCFESIYPRMSKNAICILMDYYDAEAGAEGLDINPGVKLAYDEFFADKPEKIVCLWGNQYNHAYFRKA, from the coding sequence ATGGACAATTACTTCCTGGTCAAACAGCCGTATGCCGTAAATGAATTGAAACGGTCAGCGTTGGTAGATTTCGTTAACAAAGGACTGCGGTTCATGCGTACCGGTTACCAGGTTAAACAATTGGATACCAATGTAGATATGAATACGCCTGAACAGCGCATCAATTATTATCACTTATTAGATTCCGTGATCTTCAACGGAGTTGCGGGTGATGTTGTAGAGTTAGGTTGCTTCACAGGTCAATGCGCGCTTATTTTTGAAAAAGTGATTGAATTAAACGCTTCTTCAAAACAGCTTCATTTGTACGACAGCTTTTTCGCCACCTTCACTGTTAAAGGAAGTGTTGAGGAACAACTGAAAGCCAATTTTGAAAAGGCCAAACTGAAGCAGCCCATTGTTCATAAGGGTGATTTTAAAACCACGTTACCGAACGAGTTACCTGCGGAGATCGCGTTTGTTCATATTGATTGCGGTTTTGGTGGCGACAAGTTGGAACACAAAGCGGTGATGCTCCATTGTTTCGAAAGCATTTATCCACGCATGAGCAAGAATGCTATTTGTATCCTGATGGATTATTATGATGCCGAAGCAGGTGCTGAAGGCCTTGATATCAATCCCGGTGTTAAATTGGCCTATGATGAATTTTTTGCGGACAAGCCGGAAAAGATCGTTTGCCTTTGGGGTAACCAATATAACCATGCCTATTTCCGAAAGGCTTAA